The Achromobacter deleyi genome has a window encoding:
- a CDS encoding sensor histidine kinase has translation MGLLLCALLWPGYAMAYGLNGDYENLQSGLTAGVAIACGLACGAAWAHTRDAVYAAGLAFMLIEGLFRSLPTLMPPAALLAGSYAALLALTAPLLQGSRTAARLAAACRWSSITLAGIAALALIFVYETENGMLPAAIAGICAIISLPLAAWFLAQARQASGRASSVALAIAYGMSAWILWRDAWGADGTDTAGTVAELLRLMLVSGALLWMALGASARAPAASNRNAVDHTDAEHLAQGELRLAELAGALDTQRQMNALISHELRAPLATISAAAQSLDMILSDSGETVDNRLARIHRSVARMTELMDQLLNQDRLDEQAWSPRGEQTDMAELARDVVTAMQPDTAHALELEALAPLPVYCDRPLTSVVVRNLIHNAIKYSPANEPVRIETGHTRVEDIPMTWLAVIDRGPGIGEEEQARIFEPHFRRSAHRETQGMGIGLYLARRICQNQGGSLTMQSKVRVGTRFVVTLPATGPAA, from the coding sequence ATGGGGCTGCTGCTGTGCGCACTGCTCTGGCCGGGTTATGCCATGGCCTACGGCCTGAATGGCGACTACGAGAACCTCCAATCCGGCCTGACCGCGGGTGTCGCGATCGCTTGCGGCCTGGCATGCGGCGCAGCTTGGGCTCATACCCGGGACGCGGTATATGCCGCGGGCCTGGCCTTCATGCTCATCGAAGGCCTGTTCCGCTCACTGCCCACGCTGATGCCGCCGGCCGCTCTGCTGGCGGGGTCTTACGCGGCCCTGCTGGCGTTGACCGCCCCGCTCCTGCAAGGGTCGCGCACCGCCGCCAGGCTTGCGGCGGCGTGCCGCTGGAGCAGCATCACGCTGGCAGGCATCGCGGCCTTGGCGCTGATCTTCGTGTACGAGACCGAGAACGGCATGCTGCCCGCCGCCATCGCAGGCATCTGCGCCATCATCAGCCTGCCGCTGGCCGCATGGTTTCTGGCGCAGGCAAGGCAGGCGTCCGGGCGCGCGTCATCCGTGGCGCTGGCGATCGCCTACGGCATGTCCGCCTGGATTCTGTGGCGCGACGCATGGGGCGCCGATGGCACCGATACCGCCGGCACGGTTGCCGAATTGCTGCGATTGATGCTGGTATCGGGCGCTCTGCTCTGGATGGCGCTGGGCGCGTCCGCGCGCGCGCCCGCCGCTTCGAACCGCAATGCCGTTGACCATACAGACGCCGAACATCTCGCTCAGGGAGAACTGCGGTTGGCGGAACTTGCGGGCGCGCTGGACACGCAGCGCCAGATGAACGCGCTGATCTCGCACGAACTGCGCGCGCCGCTTGCCACCATCAGCGCGGCAGCACAGTCGTTGGACATGATTCTTTCCGACAGTGGGGAAACCGTCGATAACCGTCTTGCGCGCATCCATCGATCGGTCGCCCGCATGACTGAATTGATGGACCAGCTGCTGAATCAGGACCGGCTGGACGAACAGGCGTGGAGTCCTCGCGGCGAACAAACCGACATGGCCGAACTCGCGCGCGATGTCGTGACCGCCATGCAGCCAGACACCGCTCATGCGCTGGAGTTGGAAGCCCTGGCCCCCTTGCCCGTCTATTGCGACCGCCCCCTGACCAGCGTGGTGGTGCGCAACCTGATCCACAACGCCATCAAGTATTCGCCGGCCAACGAGCCGGTCAGGATTGAAACCGGTCACACCCGCGTCGAGGACATTCCGATGACCTGGCTGGCCGTCATAGATCGCGGCCCGGGCATAGGCGAAGAAGAACAGGCGCGAATCTTCGAGCCGCATTTCCGGCGCTCGGCGCATCGGGAAACCCAAGGCATGGGTATCGGCCTGTACCTGGCCCGGCGCATCTGCCAGAACCAGGGCGGTTCGCTGACCATGCAAAGCAAGGTGCGCGTCGGTACGCGCTTTGTCGTCACCCTGCCCGCCACCGGCCCGGCGGCCTGA
- a CDS encoding response regulator transcription factor — MPGADGLLCIGLLEDDADFREELALGLGGYGFRVAFACDNAVAFYRRLQEQPCDIVILDAHLPGEDGFSVATRLRALSPVGIVMLTGRSALEDRVRGLEGGADVYMTKPVDLLELSSVIRSLARRMRLAKAPRPADAETRASADTNWSLQDGGWILVAPDGASLHLSAQERTFLVALMDAAGSAVSRQALAELFLPDSPGGFELRRIDVLVSRLRAKAQSAGLKLPVLSVRGQGYVFAA, encoded by the coding sequence ATGCCTGGCGCAGATGGTTTGCTATGTATCGGCCTGCTTGAGGATGACGCCGACTTCCGGGAGGAGTTGGCGTTAGGCCTGGGCGGCTATGGTTTCCGAGTGGCGTTTGCCTGTGACAATGCTGTGGCGTTTTATCGCCGATTGCAGGAGCAGCCGTGCGACATCGTCATCTTGGACGCCCATCTTCCCGGTGAAGACGGCTTTTCCGTCGCGACCCGGCTGCGTGCCTTGAGCCCGGTGGGCATCGTGATGCTGACGGGCCGCAGTGCTCTGGAAGACCGCGTTCGCGGGCTGGAAGGCGGCGCTGATGTCTATATGACCAAGCCCGTGGATCTTCTTGAACTCAGTTCGGTCATTCGCAGCCTGGCCCGCCGGATGCGGCTGGCCAAGGCGCCAAGGCCAGCTGACGCGGAGACGCGCGCCTCGGCGGACACCAACTGGTCCTTGCAGGACGGCGGCTGGATCCTGGTGGCGCCTGATGGCGCGTCCCTGCACCTCAGCGCGCAGGAGCGGACATTCCTGGTGGCTTTGATGGATGCGGCCGGCAGCGCGGTCAGCCGCCAGGCCTTGGCGGAACTGTTCCTGCCCGACAGCCCGGGTGGTTTTGAACTGCGGCGTATCGATGTGCTGGTGAGCCGGTTGCGCGCCAAGGCGCAAAGCGCCGGCCTCAAGTTGCCGGTACTGTCAGTGCGTGGCCAGGGTTACGTGTTCGCGGCCTGA